In a single window of the Micrococcaceae bacterium Sec5.7 genome:
- a CDS encoding mycoredoxin: MDFTPETGTITMFSTTWCGYCNRLKKQLDSQGIGYTEINIEEVEGTAALVEKLNGGNQTVPTVLFPDGTAATNPSVAEVKSRLAA; this comes from the coding sequence GTGGACTTTACCCCCGAAACCGGCACCATCACCATGTTTTCCACCACCTGGTGCGGTTACTGCAACCGTCTGAAGAAGCAGCTGGATTCCCAGGGCATCGGCTACACGGAGATCAATATCGAAGAGGTTGAGGGCACCGCCGCTCTGGTGGAAAAGCTCAATGGTGGAAACCAGACCGTTCCCACGGTGCTGTTCCCGGACGGCACCGCGGCCACTAATCCCTCGGTCGCCGAGGTCAAGAGCCGTCTCGCCGCCTGA
- the thrS gene encoding threonine--tRNA ligase, with product MSDAQQITLIVNGEETKVTTGTTGAELFFERRDVVVARVNGELKDLDQPLPEDAEIEGITIDSPEGLDVLRHSTAHVMAQAVQQLRPDAKLGIGPYITDGFYFDFDVEEPFTPEDLKTLEKMMLKIVNQNQKFIRRVVTEDEAREAMKDEPYKLELIGLKGAGSEADGSNVEVGGGELSIYDNVERKEGTTVWCDLCRGPHLPNTKLISNAFALTRSSAAYWRGSEKNKQLQRIYGTAWPTKDALKAYQERIAEAERRDHRKLGAELDLFSFPDELGSGLPVFHPKGGIIRKAMEDYSRQRHIDAGYDFVYTPHITKGHLYEVSGHLDWYKDGMFPPMHIDAELNEDGTVRKPGQDYYLKPMNCPMHNLIFRSRGRSYRELPLRLFEFGSVYRYEKSGVVHGLTRVRGMTQDDAHIYCTREQMKDELTKTLNFVLGLLKDYGLEDFYLELSTKDPEKNVGSDEIWEEATQTLAEVAQESGLELVPDPGGAAFYGPKISVQARDAIGRTWQMSTIQLDFNLPERFELEYQAADGTRQRPVMIHRALFGSIERFMGVLTEHYAGAFPAWLAPVQVVGIPVAETFNDYMFDVVGQLKAAGIRAEVDISSDRFPKKIRTASKDKIPFVLIAGGDDADAGAVSFRFRDGSQDNGVPVTEAVRRIVEAVRNRAS from the coding sequence GTGTCAGATGCCCAGCAGATCACCCTCATCGTCAATGGCGAAGAGACCAAGGTGACTACCGGGACCACCGGCGCGGAACTCTTTTTTGAGCGCCGCGACGTCGTTGTTGCCCGCGTGAACGGCGAGCTGAAGGACCTGGACCAGCCGCTGCCCGAAGATGCGGAAATCGAAGGTATCACCATCGATTCCCCGGAGGGACTCGACGTGCTGCGGCACTCAACCGCCCACGTTATGGCCCAGGCTGTCCAGCAGCTGCGCCCCGACGCCAAGCTCGGGATCGGCCCGTACATCACCGACGGCTTCTACTTCGACTTCGATGTCGAAGAACCGTTCACCCCCGAGGATCTCAAGACCCTCGAAAAGATGATGCTCAAGATCGTCAACCAGAACCAGAAATTCATTCGTCGCGTTGTCACTGAAGACGAAGCCCGTGAAGCCATGAAAGACGAGCCCTACAAGCTCGAGCTCATCGGCCTCAAAGGCGCCGGTTCCGAGGCTGACGGTTCAAACGTTGAGGTGGGCGGCGGCGAGCTGAGCATCTACGACAACGTGGAGCGCAAGGAAGGAACCACGGTCTGGTGCGACCTCTGCCGTGGCCCGCACCTGCCCAACACCAAACTGATCTCCAACGCCTTCGCCCTGACCCGGTCCTCCGCCGCATACTGGCGCGGCAGCGAAAAAAACAAGCAGCTGCAGCGCATCTACGGCACGGCCTGGCCCACCAAGGACGCCCTCAAGGCCTACCAGGAACGCATTGCCGAGGCTGAGCGCCGCGACCACCGCAAGCTCGGCGCGGAACTTGACCTGTTCTCCTTTCCGGATGAGCTGGGCTCCGGCCTGCCGGTGTTCCACCCCAAGGGCGGCATCATCCGCAAGGCCATGGAGGACTACTCGCGCCAGCGCCACATCGACGCCGGCTATGACTTCGTCTACACCCCGCACATCACCAAGGGGCATCTCTACGAGGTCTCTGGCCACCTGGACTGGTACAAGGACGGCATGTTCCCGCCGATGCACATCGACGCTGAACTGAACGAGGACGGCACGGTCCGCAAGCCCGGCCAGGATTACTACCTGAAGCCGATGAACTGCCCCATGCACAACCTCATCTTCCGGTCCCGGGGACGCTCTTACCGCGAGCTGCCGCTGCGGCTCTTCGAGTTCGGCTCCGTATACCGCTACGAGAAGTCCGGTGTGGTGCACGGCCTGACCCGAGTGCGCGGCATGACCCAGGACGACGCCCACATCTACTGCACCCGCGAGCAGATGAAGGATGAACTCACCAAAACGCTCAACTTCGTGCTCGGGTTGCTGAAGGACTACGGCCTGGAGGACTTCTACCTCGAGCTGTCCACCAAGGACCCCGAAAAGAACGTGGGTTCGGACGAAATCTGGGAAGAGGCCACACAGACCCTGGCGGAAGTGGCCCAGGAATCGGGGCTGGAGCTTGTTCCGGATCCGGGTGGAGCCGCGTTCTACGGCCCCAAGATTTCGGTGCAGGCCCGCGACGCAATCGGCCGAACATGGCAGATGTCCACCATCCAGCTGGACTTCAACCTGCCCGAGCGCTTTGAACTGGAATACCAGGCCGCGGACGGAACCCGCCAGCGCCCGGTCATGATCCACCGCGCCCTTTTCGGCTCGATCGAACGGTTCATGGGTGTCCTGACCGAGCACTACGCAGGTGCCTTCCCGGCGTGGCTGGCCCCGGTCCAGGTGGTGGGCATCCCGGTGGCTGAAACGTTCAACGACTACATGTTCGACGTCGTTGGTCAGCTCAAGGCCGCAGGCATCCGTGCCGAAGTGGACATCTCCTCGGACCGGTTCCCGAAGAAAATCCGCACAGCCAGCAAAGACAAGATTCCGTTTGTGCTGATCGCCGGAGGAGACGACGCCGACGCCGGTGCAGTGTCCTTCCGCTTCCGCGACGGCAGCCAGGACAATGGTGTGCCGGTAACAGAGGCTGTCCGGCGGATTGTCGAAGCCGTCCGTAACCGGGCCAGCTAG
- a CDS encoding GAF domain-containing sensor histidine kinase, producing the protein MEGPVPGSDPGERPLTAGIRIEDLLKDFVARAGELVHAQERMRGLLEAVVAVAEDLSLEAVLDRVVRSACQLLNARYGALGVLGEDRSLSHFITVGIDAETAGRIGPLPTGHGVLGLLISDPAPLRLHHLRRHPKSYGFPEHHPPMDSFIGVPVRVRDVVFGNLYLTEKEGGGDFTAEDEDLAVALAAAAGVAIENARLYEDARRRTQWLEACMDVTGRMRGEEQEGQRQDGGQDLIAARALQESDSDLALILVPDGGMGSFRVIGSAGEHGAHYAGRVLAMDVPEIRAILATGKPALLDDATECLASAAGLPWGRLLAIDLSALGTHHGLLMLARNPGAAAFSRTDVDMGSVFGSHVALSLELARGHRMREQLVVFTDRDRIARDLHDVVIQRLFAAGLSIQSLRRFTTDESATDRIEAVTGELDETIRDLRDTIYSLRATSGETELLSSRVLQTVRSASMTLPFAPRLTMTGHIDSVSDAGMVSNLLAVVSEGLSNAIRHSGADSIAVSVAAADGRVTLLIQDNGVGFSDPVPGNGLANMKHRARDLEGSFTVESSPAAGTTLVWSVPLN; encoded by the coding sequence ATGGAAGGTCCCGTTCCGGGCTCTGACCCTGGCGAACGTCCGCTCACGGCCGGCATCCGGATCGAGGACCTGCTCAAGGATTTCGTGGCCCGGGCCGGGGAGCTGGTCCACGCCCAGGAACGCATGCGTGGGCTTCTTGAAGCCGTGGTTGCGGTCGCTGAAGACCTCAGCCTGGAAGCCGTGCTGGACAGAGTGGTCAGATCGGCATGCCAGCTGCTGAACGCCCGGTACGGGGCCCTTGGCGTCCTGGGCGAAGACAGGTCGCTCAGCCATTTCATCACCGTCGGAATCGACGCGGAAACGGCCGGACGCATCGGCCCGCTGCCAACGGGACACGGAGTGCTGGGACTTCTGATCAGCGACCCTGCGCCTCTGCGGCTGCACCACCTGCGCCGCCACCCGAAATCGTACGGGTTCCCCGAGCACCACCCGCCCATGGATTCTTTCATCGGCGTGCCGGTCCGGGTGCGGGACGTGGTGTTCGGCAACCTTTATCTGACCGAAAAAGAAGGCGGAGGCGACTTCACCGCCGAAGACGAGGACCTCGCGGTTGCATTAGCGGCCGCCGCCGGCGTCGCAATTGAGAACGCGCGCCTGTACGAGGACGCCCGCCGCCGGACACAGTGGCTGGAGGCCTGCATGGATGTCACGGGCCGGATGAGGGGCGAGGAGCAGGAAGGTCAGCGCCAGGACGGGGGCCAGGACCTCATCGCAGCCCGGGCGCTCCAGGAATCCGACTCGGATCTTGCGCTCATCCTGGTACCCGACGGCGGAATGGGGTCCTTCCGCGTCATCGGCTCAGCCGGAGAACACGGCGCCCACTACGCCGGACGGGTGTTGGCTATGGATGTTCCTGAGATCAGGGCGATCCTGGCCACCGGAAAACCCGCGCTTCTGGACGATGCCACCGAATGCCTGGCTTCGGCCGCGGGCCTCCCCTGGGGCAGGCTCCTCGCAATAGACCTGAGTGCGCTGGGGACACATCACGGGCTGCTGATGCTGGCAAGGAATCCCGGGGCCGCAGCATTCTCCCGGACCGATGTGGACATGGGGTCCGTCTTCGGATCCCATGTTGCGCTGTCCCTGGAACTTGCCCGCGGCCACCGGATGCGGGAGCAGCTCGTAGTGTTCACAGACCGTGACAGGATCGCCCGGGACCTGCACGACGTCGTGATTCAACGGCTGTTCGCCGCAGGGCTGAGCATCCAGAGCCTTCGCCGGTTCACCACGGATGAATCCGCCACGGACAGAATCGAGGCGGTGACCGGAGAGCTGGACGAGACAATCAGGGATCTCCGGGACACGATCTATTCGCTGCGGGCCACCTCCGGTGAGACGGAGCTGCTCAGTAGCCGCGTGCTCCAGACAGTCCGCAGCGCCTCCATGACCCTCCCGTTCGCACCACGCCTGACCATGACAGGGCACATCGACTCGGTGTCGGATGCCGGCATGGTTTCGAATCTGCTGGCCGTCGTCTCAGAAGGCCTCAGCAACGCGATCCGGCACTCAGGTGCAGACTCCATTGCCGTGTCCGTGGCTGCGGCGGATGGCAGGGTGACTCTCCTGATTCAGGACAATGGCGTGGGGTTCAGCGACCCCGTGCCCGGCAACGGCCTGGCGAACATGAAGCACCGGGCCCGGGATCTGGAAGGGTCATTCACGGTGGAGAGCTCGCCGGCTGCCGGGACCACGCTGGTGTGGTCGGTTCCGTTGAACTGA
- a CDS encoding pyridoxamine 5'-phosphate oxidase family protein, with protein sequence MRPKQRDLTERLAPDECWELLDRTVVGRLAVIVGEHPEIFPVNYVVDQNTIIFRTGFGTKLWSTVRDQCALEIDGYDAVAASAWSVMARGRAELVLDPGQQAAAGALHLDPWQPGDKNHYLRLTPESLTGRRFKTTRPDIWNTPDSDARTSSFH encoded by the coding sequence ATGCGCCCCAAACAGCGAGACCTCACCGAACGGCTTGCCCCTGACGAGTGCTGGGAGCTGCTGGACCGTACCGTCGTCGGAAGGCTGGCCGTGATTGTCGGCGAGCACCCCGAGATCTTCCCCGTCAATTATGTCGTGGACCAGAACACCATCATCTTCCGCACCGGGTTCGGAACGAAGCTTTGGAGCACGGTGCGGGATCAGTGTGCCCTGGAAATCGACGGATACGACGCCGTCGCGGCGAGCGCCTGGAGTGTAATGGCCCGGGGCCGCGCAGAGCTGGTGCTGGACCCGGGGCAGCAGGCCGCCGCGGGAGCACTGCATCTGGACCCCTGGCAGCCTGGCGACAAGAACCACTACCTGCGGCTGACCCCCGAGTCGCTCACGGGGCGCCGGTTCAAGACCACCCGGCCGGACATCTGGAACACGCCTGATTCCGATGCCCGGACTTCCTCATTTCACTAA
- a CDS encoding pyridoxamine 5'-phosphate oxidase family protein, translating to MSIPNMAPGRIDGARHVTTEYSEDQCWDLLRSHTTGRFGFVRDGRVMILPVNYLVHNKAIYFRTSPDGIISDAVPHQQSSFQVDDARPARSEGWSVLASGPSSRVMEPELLTDLWGQIMPEPWGGGARNLFIRIDVATLTGRGVHLG from the coding sequence ATGTCCATACCGAACATGGCACCAGGCCGCATCGACGGCGCCCGGCACGTCACGACAGAATACAGCGAGGATCAGTGCTGGGACCTGCTCCGCTCGCACACCACCGGACGCTTCGGATTCGTGCGCGACGGCCGGGTCATGATCCTGCCCGTCAACTACCTTGTGCACAACAAGGCCATCTACTTCCGCACTTCTCCGGACGGGATAATCAGCGATGCCGTCCCGCACCAGCAGTCGTCGTTTCAGGTTGATGACGCCCGTCCAGCGCGCAGCGAGGGTTGGTCCGTGCTGGCCAGCGGCCCGTCATCCCGGGTGATGGAACCGGAGCTCCTGACGGACTTGTGGGGGCAGATCATGCCCGAGCCTTGGGGTGGCGGAGCACGGAATCTATTCATCCGCATCGACGTGGCCACCCTCACCGGACGGGGTGTGCACCTCGGCTGA
- a CDS encoding response regulator transcription factor has translation MDRPQDSLRTSEASAAGPIRVFVLDDHELVRRGLQELLEGEGFVVVGMSGSAEEAARRIPALRPDVSVLDARLPDGTGIEVCREVRSVDPSLNCLILTSYDDEQALRGAVLAGAAGYVLKEIGGTDLLGALRRTARGESLFDAELKARIIQGLVEPEHVDPRVASLTPQERRVLELVGQGLTNRQIGENMLLAEKTVKNYVSSLLAKLGFERRTQAAVYMAHESDAQAPRIR, from the coding sequence ATGGATCGCCCACAAGATTCGCTCCGGACCTCCGAGGCATCGGCAGCCGGACCCATCCGTGTCTTCGTCCTGGACGATCACGAACTGGTCCGACGTGGCCTGCAGGAACTCCTGGAGGGCGAGGGCTTTGTTGTTGTCGGAATGTCCGGGTCGGCAGAAGAAGCAGCCCGGCGGATTCCGGCCCTCCGCCCGGACGTCTCTGTTCTCGATGCCCGGCTGCCGGACGGGACGGGCATTGAGGTCTGCCGGGAAGTGCGCTCAGTGGACCCATCGCTAAACTGTCTGATATTGACGAGCTACGACGACGAACAGGCGCTGCGGGGCGCCGTTCTGGCGGGCGCCGCGGGGTACGTGCTCAAGGAAATCGGCGGCACTGATCTCCTGGGGGCCCTGCGCAGGACGGCCCGGGGCGAGTCCTTGTTTGATGCCGAGTTGAAGGCACGGATCATTCAGGGGCTGGTGGAGCCCGAGCACGTTGATCCGCGGGTCGCGTCGCTGACCCCGCAGGAGCGCCGGGTGCTGGAGCTCGTGGGCCAAGGCCTGACCAACAGGCAGATCGGTGAGAACATGCTCCTGGCCGAGAAGACGGTGAAGAACTATGTCTCCTCGCTGCTGGCGAAGCTGGGGTTTGAGCGGCGCACCCAGGCCGCTGTGTACATGGCTCATGAATCTGACGCGCAGGCCCCACGGATTCGCTGA
- a CDS encoding chorismate mutase has translation MPTNHGNDKDAKADREQLAAVRIAVDEVDEQIVTLIARRERLIRISGTLKGDDAEVRAPGRVERVVEHVRAAAVKKDIDPDIVESTYRAMISAFIELELKVHKDNS, from the coding sequence ATGCCGACAAATCACGGAAACGACAAAGACGCCAAGGCCGACAGAGAACAGCTTGCCGCCGTTCGTATCGCCGTTGATGAAGTCGATGAGCAGATCGTCACGCTCATTGCGCGGCGTGAACGGCTGATCCGGATTTCCGGAACCCTGAAGGGCGATGACGCGGAAGTCCGGGCACCGGGCCGGGTGGAGCGCGTTGTTGAGCACGTCCGGGCAGCTGCGGTGAAGAAGGACATTGATCCTGACATCGTGGAATCGACCTACCGGGCCATGATTTCAGCGTTCATCGAACTTGAGCTGAAAGTCCACAAGGACAACAGCTGA
- the dnaE gene encoding DNA polymerase III subunit alpha, with amino-acid sequence MTFTHLHVSTAFSAHYGVSWPDELAQAAAADGATALACTDRDGLYGTVKHLKACMVAGLDPVVGVDLAVFDDDGDLRTQLAGRVVVLAHGQNNGAGYRALCRLISDAHARTSGKAGGAVPVAVTRAELASRTLHPETLKPVLTVLIGPDSDVGRAMGGRRYLRPRTLFKRWLDAMPPGTVVTEVVSQLSAPGQPLSTAHAVRMLKLAEEFGVPAVLSNAVRYCAEDGAATADVLDSARALKSLPELSAEPLLQPNGQGWLKPPAQMLQLGKEIIHAAAYGAADLKQLMAQTEALADRCRMDPVTDMGWKQPVVPEASVIGITGDPLLELTQRCEAGISRRFPGISGKPAAQMRTRLEHELRIIANLGFASYFLTVAEVSRMILDMGVRAAARGSGASSLVNYLIDVSQVNPLQHDLIFERFLSRDRATLPDIDIDVESAERHNVYRKIFDRFGAERVTLMSMQNGYRARGAVRDAGMALGMDDGDVGEIAKQLWRFSARKFREALVEKPELREFAGRVEQRDFTENQQLDLLVDLTERLDRLPRHISMHPCGVILGDATLLDRTPVQPSGLGLPMSQFDKHDMDPMGMLKLDVLGVRMQSAMAFAVREVIRLHPSKAEVVAAGAHPSGPDGTGPDYITDDGRIDLNAVPLDDEPTYELIRSTHTLGCFQIESPGQRELVGKMAPRDFNDLIIDISLFRPGPMKSDMVRPFLEHRHGFAPEVYPHPALKPVLQETHGVTVFHEQILRTFNVMTGCDLARADEFRRALGNEALEPKVEEFFRKEARARNYTPEVVDKVWGTLKAFGSFGFCKAHGAAFAVPTYQSAWLKAHHPEAFLAGLWEHDPGMYPKRLLVAEARRLGIPILPLDINRSHAEYRVERVDAGPDRGKLGIRLSLNGIFGLSAAELKRMVAGQPYDSLADLRARSRLSKPSIKRLAQLGAFDSMHRESGGTANRADLVHHLQNLQTRPGRKGIDVMEGQLTLPLGDVELRNVKAGLPEPTLVENVRAELDLMAIDVSGHLMDSHRPMLDRLGVTTADKLLGLRNGTEVLVAGVRIATQTPPMRGGRRVVFISIDDGTGCVDSVFFHEAQEQAGPLLFGTRLLLIRGTTRRTGPKGMSLSASMAWDLSRVETLPFPEHGPAAVDSTDPEEFRQPGPLDGITRTLAITGLGS; translated from the coding sequence ATGACCTTCACACATCTGCACGTTTCCACAGCCTTCAGCGCCCACTATGGTGTGTCCTGGCCTGATGAGCTGGCGCAGGCCGCAGCCGCGGACGGCGCCACGGCGCTCGCCTGCACCGACCGCGACGGCCTGTACGGAACCGTCAAACACCTCAAAGCCTGCATGGTTGCCGGGCTGGATCCTGTAGTGGGGGTTGACCTTGCGGTCTTTGACGACGACGGCGACCTCCGCACCCAGCTCGCGGGCCGCGTCGTCGTACTTGCCCATGGACAGAACAACGGCGCCGGCTACCGGGCCCTCTGCCGGCTGATTTCGGACGCCCATGCCCGCACCTCCGGGAAAGCCGGGGGAGCGGTGCCGGTGGCGGTCACCCGGGCAGAACTTGCCTCAAGAACCCTGCACCCGGAAACCCTGAAGCCGGTGCTCACCGTGCTGATCGGGCCGGATTCCGACGTCGGACGTGCCATGGGCGGGCGCCGCTACCTGCGGCCGCGCACCCTGTTCAAACGCTGGCTGGACGCCATGCCACCGGGAACCGTGGTGACGGAAGTGGTGTCCCAGCTCAGCGCACCCGGTCAACCGCTGAGCACGGCCCACGCAGTGCGCATGCTTAAACTGGCTGAGGAATTCGGAGTGCCGGCAGTGCTGAGCAATGCCGTGCGTTACTGCGCCGAGGACGGCGCCGCCACGGCGGACGTACTGGATTCCGCCCGCGCCCTGAAATCCCTGCCCGAACTGTCCGCTGAACCGCTGCTCCAGCCCAACGGGCAAGGCTGGCTGAAACCCCCGGCGCAGATGCTTCAGCTGGGCAAGGAAATCATCCATGCCGCCGCATATGGTGCCGCGGACCTCAAACAGCTGATGGCGCAGACGGAGGCGCTCGCGGACCGCTGCCGGATGGACCCGGTCACGGACATGGGCTGGAAACAGCCGGTGGTCCCGGAGGCCTCGGTGATCGGTATTACAGGGGATCCGCTGCTGGAGCTGACGCAGCGCTGCGAGGCGGGGATCAGCCGGCGGTTCCCGGGGATCTCCGGCAAGCCGGCGGCTCAGATGCGCACCCGGCTGGAGCATGAGCTGCGGATCATCGCGAACCTGGGCTTCGCGTCCTACTTCCTTACCGTGGCCGAGGTATCCCGGATGATCCTGGACATGGGGGTCCGGGCTGCTGCCCGCGGGTCCGGGGCCTCCAGCCTGGTCAACTACCTGATCGATGTCAGCCAAGTGAATCCGCTGCAGCATGACCTGATCTTCGAACGGTTTCTCTCCCGGGACCGGGCAACGCTGCCGGACATCGATATCGACGTCGAAAGCGCGGAACGGCACAACGTCTACCGGAAGATCTTTGACCGCTTCGGTGCTGAGCGCGTCACCCTGATGAGCATGCAGAACGGCTACCGCGCCCGCGGCGCTGTCCGGGATGCCGGCATGGCGCTGGGCATGGATGACGGCGATGTGGGCGAGATCGCCAAACAGCTGTGGCGTTTTTCGGCGCGAAAGTTTCGCGAAGCCCTCGTGGAGAAGCCGGAGCTGAGGGAATTCGCAGGGCGGGTGGAGCAAAGGGACTTCACGGAAAACCAGCAGCTGGATCTGCTCGTGGACCTGACCGAACGGCTGGACCGGCTGCCGCGCCATATTTCCATGCATCCCTGCGGGGTGATCCTTGGGGACGCAACCCTGCTGGACCGGACTCCCGTCCAGCCCAGCGGGCTTGGCCTGCCCATGAGCCAGTTCGACAAACACGACATGGATCCCATGGGTATGCTCAAACTCGATGTGCTGGGCGTCCGGATGCAGAGCGCCATGGCCTTCGCTGTCCGCGAAGTGATCCGGCTTCATCCGTCCAAGGCCGAGGTGGTGGCGGCAGGCGCGCATCCTTCCGGGCCGGACGGCACGGGGCCGGACTACATCACCGACGACGGCCGGATCGATCTCAACGCGGTGCCGCTGGACGATGAACCCACCTACGAACTGATCCGCAGCACCCACACGCTGGGCTGCTTCCAGATCGAATCCCCGGGCCAGCGCGAGCTCGTGGGCAAAATGGCGCCGCGTGATTTCAACGACCTCATCATCGATATTTCGCTGTTCCGCCCGGGGCCGATGAAATCGGACATGGTGCGGCCCTTCCTTGAACACCGCCATGGTTTTGCGCCGGAGGTCTACCCGCATCCGGCCCTGAAACCGGTGCTGCAGGAAACGCACGGGGTGACGGTTTTCCATGAGCAGATCCTGCGGACCTTCAATGTGATGACAGGCTGCGACCTGGCACGTGCGGATGAGTTCCGCCGCGCGCTGGGCAACGAGGCTCTTGAACCCAAGGTGGAGGAGTTCTTCCGGAAGGAGGCCCGGGCCAGGAACTACACGCCGGAAGTGGTGGACAAAGTCTGGGGAACACTAAAAGCCTTCGGCAGCTTTGGTTTCTGCAAGGCACACGGCGCGGCCTTCGCCGTGCCCACCTACCAGTCGGCCTGGCTGAAAGCCCACCACCCGGAGGCTTTCCTGGCCGGGCTGTGGGAACACGATCCCGGCATGTACCCCAAACGGCTGCTGGTGGCAGAGGCCCGCAGGCTGGGCATCCCCATCCTGCCGCTGGACATCAACCGCAGCCACGCGGAGTACCGGGTGGAACGGGTCGATGCGGGGCCGGACCGGGGCAAGCTGGGAATCCGGCTGAGCCTGAACGGGATCTTCGGCCTGTCGGCAGCCGAACTTAAGCGGATGGTGGCCGGGCAGCCCTATGATTCGCTGGCGGATCTGCGCGCACGGTCCAGGCTGAGCAAGCCGAGCATCAAGCGGCTTGCCCAGCTGGGTGCGTTTGATTCCATGCACCGCGAATCCGGGGGAACCGCAAACCGGGCTGATCTGGTCCACCACCTGCAGAACCTGCAGACCCGTCCGGGCAGAAAAGGCATCGACGTTATGGAGGGCCAGCTGACCCTGCCACTGGGCGATGTTGAGTTGCGGAATGTGAAGGCCGGGCTCCCGGAACCAACTTTGGTGGAAAACGTCCGGGCAGAGCTGGACCTTATGGCCATTGACGTCAGCGGGCACCTGATGGACAGCCACCGGCCCATGCTGGACAGGCTCGGCGTCACCACGGCAGACAAGCTGCTGGGGCTGCGCAACGGCACGGAGGTGCTGGTTGCCGGCGTCCGGATCGCCACCCAGACTCCGCCCATGCGCGGCGGCCGCAGGGTGGTGTTCATCAGCATCGACGACGGCACAGGCTGCGTTGACTCAGTCTTCTTCCATGAAGCGCAGGAGCAGGCCGGACCTCTGCTGTTCGGTACCCGGCTGCTGCTGATCCGCGGCACCACCCGCAGGACCGGGCCCAAGGGCATGAGCCTGAGTGCCAGCATGGCGTGGGACCTCAGCCGGGTGGAGACCCTGCCGTTCCCCGAGCATGGACCGGCGGCCGTTGATTCCACCGATCCGGAGGAGTTCAGGCAGCCCGGCCCGTTGGACGGCATTACCAGGACGCTGGCCATCACCGGGCTCGGCAGCTGA
- a CDS encoding SOS response-associated peptidase, whose amino-acid sequence MCGRYVMARAVGDLLAEFDAGLEEEFEIPPSWNVAPTDDVPIVLERLIDGGPVRQLHVARWGLVPSWAKDLGIGSKMINARSESVLEKPAFRKAVKTRRCAVPADGYFEWKQGEGRTKQPYYVHPAEGSGMVFAGLYEWWKDPSKADGDPARWMLSTSILTADTPPPGAESTVFGKLTALHDRVPLPMSKETMETWLDPQADDAAALVDLVRDGVKDVAAGWHVDSVGQAVGNVRNNSADLITPVASLF is encoded by the coding sequence ATGTGTGGACGCTATGTGATGGCGCGGGCCGTCGGGGATCTGCTCGCGGAATTCGATGCCGGGCTTGAAGAGGAATTCGAGATCCCGCCGTCGTGGAATGTTGCGCCCACCGATGATGTTCCCATTGTCCTGGAGCGGCTGATTGACGGCGGCCCGGTCCGGCAACTGCACGTGGCCCGGTGGGGCCTGGTGCCTTCGTGGGCGAAGGATCTCGGCATCGGCTCGAAAATGATCAATGCGCGCAGCGAGTCTGTGCTGGAGAAGCCGGCATTCCGCAAGGCCGTCAAGACCAGGCGCTGCGCGGTGCCCGCGGACGGCTACTTTGAGTGGAAACAGGGCGAAGGCCGCACCAAGCAGCCCTACTATGTGCACCCGGCGGAGGGCAGCGGCATGGTTTTCGCGGGACTGTATGAGTGGTGGAAGGATCCTTCTAAGGCCGACGGCGATCCTGCACGCTGGATGCTGTCAACGTCAATCCTGACGGCCGACACGCCTCCGCCGGGCGCCGAGTCCACCGTGTTCGGGAAGCTGACTGCCCTGCACGACCGTGTGCCGCTGCCCATGAGCAAAGAAACCATGGAGACGTGGCTTGACCCGCAGGCGGATGACGCCGCCGCCCTGGTGGATCTGGTCCGTGACGGGGTGAAGGATGTCGCCGCCGGCTGGCACGTGGATTCCGTCGGCCAGGCTGTCGGGAACGTCCGGAACAACTCCGCTGACCTCATCACACCGGTGGCAAGTCTCTTTTAG